In the genome of Calothrix sp. PCC 6303, the window TTTTGGGTACAGTTTGCCTTTTATATGTTTGGGTAAAAGATAACCATAGCGATTATACGGCTCGGTGGACAGTAGCGATCGCATGTTTGTTTCCCACCTCTGTTTTCGCCACCACCATCTACACTGAAGCATTATATCTTTTACTGAGTACCGCCACTCTCCAAGCATTTGATCAAAAACGCTATGCTTGGACAAGTTTTTGTGGTGCATTAGCAACTGCCACACGTCCAACGGGAATTGCACTCATCCCTGCCCTAATTTTAGCAGCTTGGAAACAACGCCGACCTCCCATCGCCTATTTAGCAGCTTTAGCTACTGCCACAGGATTAATTTTATTTAGTTTGTATTGTGCAATACAGTTTTCTGATCCATTAGCATTCATTAATGGACAAAAAGCATGGCGACCAACTTTCGGATTTGACTGGTCATCTTGGTGGAAAATGTTAATGCAAATTTGCATTGGTACTGCCAATTGGAAGCATGGGGGAATTAAAGAACCTCTACATCCTTTGATTTTTTCTTTAATTGCCATCTGCACTAGCTTACTGTGGTATTTCCGTCATCGAGTCACCCCAGCACAACGGGATTATGGATTCGGAATTTTATTTTTAGCATTATGGCTACTGGCAGGAGATCCATTCTTAAATACTCTGGTAGTGCTAGGAGGAGTATACTTACTTTGGCACTATCGTCAGCAACTAACTCCAGTCACCCTATTTTACGGTTTGGCAGGTTTTGGGATATTAATATTTTCCGGTAAAGCCTGGTCTTTAACCCGTTTAGTATTCGGAATTATTTCCCCCATCATCGCATTTGGGATTCTATTATCCCGTCATCCTCGTTGGGGTTACATGAGTTTGGGTTTCTGCGGACTATTATTAGTCATTTTTGGCATTAGATTCGCTCAAGATTTGTGGGTAGGATGAGGGAACAGTGAACAGTGAACTAAACCTAGTCCATCACGAAAAGCGAAGTTTTGTCATTGCGATGTAAGAAAGCATAAGCCCGTAGGGCTGGCTACGCCTACTTACAATCTTGACTAAAACTAGACTTCCGAAAATAGCAAGGTTTAATATCGATAATTCATTCTGTTTAGATACTTCATGGATAAAGACTAGGACTTACGCATTGACGGGATGGTAAAATAATGCATTGGAAAACGGTGTCGTCTACTTTCAAGGTATCGGACAATTAGAGAAATCAGCAAACCCTCGACAGCACAATGTAATTTGGAACATTACACCCTGTTCTTGCTATCGGAGCCAAAGCATGGAGGGTGCAGTCGATTGGCAGAAATCTTGGGAGATGTTTCACATGATAGTGTGAATAGGTTTTTGCTGAGAGAAAGATACGAGCCAAAAGATTTATTTGACATAGTAAAAGAGATAATCAATATAGAAGGAGGGATTTTAAGTGTTGATGATACAGTAATAGAAAAGCTGTACAGCAACCCAAAATACGCAGAATTAATTGGATATTTTTGGTCTGGTAAATATCATAAAACGATTAAAGGTTTAAATTTAATAACACTTTATTACAGCGATATTCGAGGCAATTGTGTTCCCATAAATTACAGGATATACGATAAGAAGGAGGGAAAAACCAAAAATGATTATTTCCAAGAGATGCTAATAGAAGTGACTGATTGGGGATTAAAGCCGCGAATAGTCACAGGGGATAGTTGGTACTCAGGAGTAGAAAATCTGAAATTTTTGAGAAACCAGAAATTAGGTTTTTTATTCGGAGTTGAAAAAAATAGAACAGTATCAAATGAGCCTGGAAAGTACTGTCAGGTAAGTACTTTAGAGATTTACGATGAAGGTTTGATAACTCATTTAAGAGAATTTGGATTTGTAAAGTTGTTTAGGAAAGTGTTTAAGAAAGAAGACTCTAGACACTACATATTTTATCAGCCTGATGACGAGAATCAGAAAGAAGTCTTACAACAAATAACTAGAACTGAATTTATCACTATTCATGACACACATTGGGGTATTGAAAGTTTCCATAGAGCAGTAAAACAGCTATGTGGCATTTGTAGGTTTATGGTTAGAGATAGCCACGCAATCAAAACACATATATTCTGCTCACTTCAAGCATTTGTTCGTTTAGAGAAAATGCGTTCTGAAAACATCATTGACAATTGGTATGAAGTACAAAGGAATCTATTCACAAAAGTTATTCGTGAATATGTTTTGGATAACTTGAATGCTAGTTGTGCCGCTTGAATACATAAACTAGCTTTCCTGTCAATGCGTAAGTCCTAAAGACTTTTATTTCCAATATGCAGCAGTCGAAGATAAACATTGGTGGTTTGTTGGTCGTCGGCGGATAATAGATCGAGTAATTCGTCAGTTAAAGTTGCCTAGTAATCCCCAAATATTGGAAGCAGGCTGTGGAACTGGTGGTAACTTAAAAATGTTATCCCGTCACGGGCAGGTTTCGGCGATGGAGTTGGAAACAACCGCTTGCGAGTTTGCCAATCAACGTCAAGTAACTTTGGTAAAACAAGGTAGCTTACCAAATGAAATTCCCTTCACCGCAGAATACGACTTGATTTTAATTTTGGATGTCATCGAACATTTAGATGATGATTTAGCTGCACTCGAAGCCCTAAAATCACGCTTAAAACCTGGTGGTTGGTTGTTAGTCACAGTTCCAGCGTACCAGTTTTTGTGGAGTCAGCATGATGAGATTAACCACCATAAACGCCGATACACATTAAAGCAATTAAGTCAAGTTACTCGTCAAGGGGGATATAAAATTAAATATTCCACATACTTCAACAGTTTCCTATTTCCCATCGTTGCTTTAGTCCGTCTGCTGCAAAAACTATTGAAAATTGAAAGCAAAGCCAGTATCAGCAACGATTTAAAACTTCCAAGTAAACCCATCAATCAACTTTTAGCGACTTTATTTGCTAGTGAACGTCATTTTATGGGACGTATTCGTTTACCATTTGGAGTGTCAGCCTTAGTGGTCGTGCAAAAAATCGCAGAGTAGAAGAGGAGTGGTGAATTGGTAATCTACTCAATCGTGATACCGATATATAACGAAGAAGAAAACATCCGTGAAATGTACCGTCGGATTGTAGAGGTGATGGAAAAATTAGAAGGAGAAACCGAAGTAATACTAGTGGATGACGGTAGTAGCGATCGCTCTCTCCATTTTATGCGGGAAATTCATCAACGCGATCGCCGAATCCGTTACATTAGCTTTGCCAGGAATTTTGGACATCAAATAGCCGTCACCGCAGGTTTAAACTTTGTCCGTGGTAAAGTCACCATAGTCATGGATGCCGACTTACAAGATCCACCCGAACTCATCTTAGACATGGTAGAGCAGTGGCGGCAAGGATATCAAGTCGTGTATGCACAGCGGATTTCGCGGAAAAAAGAAAACTGGTTCAAACGCTTCATGGCATACAGTTTTTACCGCATCCTCAGAATCTTAGCAGATGTTGATATCCCCGCCGACACCGGAGACTTCTGCTTAATGGACAAACAAGTCGTCGATGTACTTAATTCTATGCCAGAACGGAACCGTTACATACGTGGGTTAAGAGCCTGGGTAGGTTTTCGTCAAACTGCGGTACAATTTGAACGCGATCCCCGCTTTGCAGGCAAAGAAAAATACACCTTTGGAAAATCATTAGGACTAGCCATTAACGGCATAGTATCTTTATCAAAAATGCCCTTAAAATTGGCAACATACTTAGGAATTATATCAGCAACTGTCGCCATACTAATGATATTCATGGTATTGTATTGGCGCTTAATCGACTTAGCAACACCATTAATAGGTTACACATTAATTACCATCGCCTTATTCTTCCTCGGTTCAGTTCAACTACTTTGCTTAGGAATATTAGGAGAATATATTGGGCGAATATACGAAGAAGTAAAAGGTCGTCCAATTTACACAGTAAAAGAAATCAGTAACAGTGAATAAACCCGTTTAAATCTATTAAATAAAAAATCTGTGAACCCCCAAGAATTTGCCTTATTACTAATATCCGTCATGGCAAGCGTCACCGGACAACTATTTCTCAAACTTGGAGCCAACAAACTAGGCAAAGTCAACACCAGCAACATTTTCAATCAAATCGCAAGTATTATCACCACCCCCGAACTTCTATTCGGACTACTTTGTTACGGCTTTGGAGCGATCGCCTATATCCTACTACTAACCAGAGTCAAAATCAGCGTCGCCGGACCATCAGCCTCCCTAGTGTACGTCTTTTCAGTATTAATTGGTTACTTCATCTTCAAAGAAACAATCCCCTCAATCAGATACCTCGGATTAAGCTTAATCGTGTGTGGAGTCATCCTAGTAGTTTGGCAGAAATAGGTAGAAAACTTCCCCCTCTTCCTCCATATTTCTCTGCGCTACTCTGCGCTTAACTCCGCGCTACTCTGCGTTAAAAATCTTCCTCCTCTCTTCCTCCTCCTCATGTTCCAAATCCCCACCAAAAACCTCATATTCCCCACATTAATGTGGCTATCAAGCCGCATCCTCCTCATCCTAGTCATGCTAATTATCCTGCCAATAATTAGTAAAAACCCTGAACTTCAAAAATACGGATGGTGGGATGTCTTCTTCGCCTGGGATAGCATTTGGTACCATCAAATAGTTCATTCAGGTTACAACTACGGCTTAGACGGCAAACAATATTCCGTTGCTTTCTTCCCCTTATATCCCCTCACCATCAAAATTCTGATGTTACTGGGAATCCCCTTCCCGTGGGCAGCCCTACTAATCAACAACTTAGCATTCTTAGCAGCCCTCATAGTCCTATATCGTTGGGTAGACGAAAAATACGGCGAAAACGCCGCCCGTTGGGGGACAGCAGCCTTAGCATGGTGTCCCTATTCCATCTACGGGACAGTAATTTACACCGAAGGTTTATTCCTACTATTTAGCACATCTGCATTACGGGCATTTGAACGTCGAGAATATGGTTGGGTAACACTGTGGGGAACACTATCCACTGCCACCCGCATCACCGGAGTAGCATTGATCCCCGCCTTTTTACTCACATCATTAAAAGAGCGTCGTCCAATAAAAGCTTACATAGCCAGTTGTGCAGTAGCTGGAGGCTTATTACTTTACATTTTGTTTTGTTTCTTCAAATTTGGTGATGGCTTCGCCTTCCTCCAAGCCCAGCGAGGTTGGCGGACTTCAGTAGGGTTCGTAGGAGAGGGTTGGTTGCAATTACTGATGCAAATTTTCCTTGGGAGTGAGAATGTAGAACAGGGTAATATCAGAAACATTACGCATCCAATCATAGTCACCCTGATTTTAGTAGGTGTTGGCTTTATTTGGCGCTTTCACCAGCGATTAGGTGAAATCTGGACATGCTATGGATTTTATTTGTTTTGGTTTTGCTTGTGGTTACAAACACGGGCAACTCCCAGCAATAACATCTTTCTGGGTGAACCATTAGTCAAAATGACAATTATTTTTGGTGGTTTAGCGCTGTTGTGGTACTATCGCTCACAACTCCCCTTTTCTGCCATTGCCTATGGTTTTACTACCTATGGAATCATTTTGAATACTGGATTAGTATTGTCAGTGGAACGGTATACTTATGCGATCGCGCCTTTGTCTTTCGCACTGGGATTACTGCTTTCTCGTCATCCTCGGTGGGGATATCCAGCCATGGTATTCTTTGCCATATTGATGGTGTTATTTTCACTCCTATTTGCCCAGGATATGTGGCTAGCTTAAATATCCAACAACTCAGATTTATTGGAAAATAGCCACTTCTTTGTCCGGAGCGATCGCAATCTGACAAGATAGTTGTTATTGATATATTTCTTCCTGATTCTTGTATAAATTACACAAAATTCGATTATTCAATATTTTCGATGCCGCGAAGAAGTAATTCTATGTATGGGTGTAATATCTGTTACTCTATATTTAATTTTTGAAATTAATTTATTAAATTAATTTTTGTGATTACTCAGAACAATCGCCCAGTTATTTTCGGAGGAATTTTGAATAACTCTATTAAAGCGTTTTATTAAAAACGCCAATATAACCAAAATAATTTAGGGTGAAGGAGCTATGGTGTGAACGTCAAAGAAATTTTTAGATTACCAAAATTTGTCTTTTTTGGACTAGCTGCTTTAGCAGTAACTTTAACTGCCGGAATGGCAATACCAATTCAGCAAAATATTTCCAATATCCTCTTCCAGCAAACTGTAGTTGCCAGTGATTTAGCAATTCCAGCCACTGCAACTAAGCGCATCACAGATCTGAAAAAAGAAATGATGGACAGTTGGCAACAAGAAGCCAAGCAAAAAGGTGTTTATCAAGAAATACCCAAACGCTACCAAGGAGTCACCCTCAATGCAGTCAAGCCAAATCAAAAAGATAAAATAGTAGCTTTGACATTTGATGATGGTCCTTGGCCCAAGTATACAGAACAAATATTAGATATTCTCAAAAAAAATAACGTCAAAGGAACGTTTTTTGTGATTGGGAACAACATGAAAAACTTTCCCGAAATCGGCAAACGTATTGTCACCGATGGTCATACAATCGCCAACCATACCTGGCATCATTGGTATCATCGTCTGAGTCCTAAAGCTGCCGCTTATGAAATAGACGCTACAGAAGCAATTATTTATAAAACCACTGGAGTGAGAACAAATCTTTTCCGTCCACCCGGAGGTGTTTTAGGTAATGGTCCTGCTGCCTATGCAAGGAGTAAAAAGTACTCAGTAATTATGTGGTCAGCAGATTCCCACGACTACAAACGCCCACCCGCAGCCCGTTTAGTTGGTAACGTCATGCGCGATTCAAAGCCAGGTGGTATTGTGTTGATGCATGATGGCGGTGGTGTCCGTGATAGTACAGTTAAAGCATTACCAGCAATGATTGAGAAATTTCGGAACTCAGGTTATCGTTTTGTCACGATGCCAGAAATGTTGGAAATGGAAGATAAACAATTGCAAATAGTAGCGAAAAAATAGTCAGAATAAGGGACTTCCAATTTAAAAAATCCTCATGTGATGCGGGCTTCTAGCCTGTTCCACCAATGCATCTATTGGAAAATTATTTTGTTGGAATTCCCTAAATAAATTCGCTGTATTAAAAGCCTAGTTTCGATCAGGAACTGGCTTTTTTTATTGCTTATAACAATTTGAAAAAACAATGCGACAGATATAGCAGTGGACATCTCGGTTAGGACATACTATTTGTCTAAAAGGGAACAGTTAAAATATAGATGTCCTAATCAAAAAGG includes:
- a CDS encoding mannosyltransferase family protein; translated protein: MIVAKSLSKNTLLFPITTWLSSRLLIWVAMLIIAPLLPAPPNGIAASFGLGVFDGWDTIHFRAIATSGYSYIDGKGNIAFFPLYPLLIHGLGSLGLSFEVAGVLISNLAFLGTVCLLYVWVKDNHSDYTARWTVAIACLFPTSVFATTIYTEALYLLLSTATLQAFDQKRYAWTSFCGALATATRPTGIALIPALILAAWKQRRPPIAYLAALATATGLILFSLYCAIQFSDPLAFINGQKAWRPTFGFDWSSWWKMLMQICIGTANWKHGGIKEPLHPLIFSLIAICTSLLWYFRHRVTPAQRDYGFGILFLALWLLAGDPFLNTLVVLGGVYLLWHYRQQLTPVTLFYGLAGFGILIFSGKAWSLTRLVFGIISPIIAFGILLSRHPRWGYMSLGFCGLLLVIFGIRFAQDLWVG
- a CDS encoding transposase — translated: MLSEPKHGGCSRLAEILGDVSHDSVNRFLLRERYEPKDLFDIVKEIINIEGGILSVDDTVIEKLYSNPKYAELIGYFWSGKYHKTIKGLNLITLYYSDIRGNCVPINYRIYDKKEGKTKNDYFQEMLIEVTDWGLKPRIVTGDSWYSGVENLKFLRNQKLGFLFGVEKNRTVSNEPGKYCQVSTLEIYDEGLITHLREFGFVKLFRKVFKKEDSRHYIFYQPDDENQKEVLQQITRTEFITIHDTHWGIESFHRAVKQLCGICRFMVRDSHAIKTHIFCSLQAFVRLEKMRSENIIDNWYEVQRNLFTKVIREYVLDNLNASCAA
- a CDS encoding class I SAM-dependent methyltransferase, with amino-acid sequence MDRVIRQLKLPSNPQILEAGCGTGGNLKMLSRHGQVSAMELETTACEFANQRQVTLVKQGSLPNEIPFTAEYDLILILDVIEHLDDDLAALEALKSRLKPGGWLLVTVPAYQFLWSQHDEINHHKRRYTLKQLSQVTRQGGYKIKYSTYFNSFLFPIVALVRLLQKLLKIESKASISNDLKLPSKPINQLLATLFASERHFMGRIRLPFGVSALVVVQKIAE
- a CDS encoding glycosyltransferase family 2 protein, with protein sequence MVIYSIVIPIYNEEENIREMYRRIVEVMEKLEGETEVILVDDGSSDRSLHFMREIHQRDRRIRYISFARNFGHQIAVTAGLNFVRGKVTIVMDADLQDPPELILDMVEQWRQGYQVVYAQRISRKKENWFKRFMAYSFYRILRILADVDIPADTGDFCLMDKQVVDVLNSMPERNRYIRGLRAWVGFRQTAVQFERDPRFAGKEKYTFGKSLGLAINGIVSLSKMPLKLATYLGIISATVAILMIFMVLYWRLIDLATPLIGYTLITIALFFLGSVQLLCLGILGEYIGRIYEEVKGRPIYTVKEISNSE
- a CDS encoding EamA family transporter, which codes for MNPQEFALLLISVMASVTGQLFLKLGANKLGKVNTSNIFNQIASIITTPELLFGLLCYGFGAIAYILLLTRVKISVAGPSASLVYVFSVLIGYFIFKETIPSIRYLGLSLIVCGVILVVWQK
- a CDS encoding membrane protein; its protein translation is MFQIPTKNLIFPTLMWLSSRILLILVMLIILPIISKNPELQKYGWWDVFFAWDSIWYHQIVHSGYNYGLDGKQYSVAFFPLYPLTIKILMLLGIPFPWAALLINNLAFLAALIVLYRWVDEKYGENAARWGTAALAWCPYSIYGTVIYTEGLFLLFSTSALRAFERREYGWVTLWGTLSTATRITGVALIPAFLLTSLKERRPIKAYIASCAVAGGLLLYILFCFFKFGDGFAFLQAQRGWRTSVGFVGEGWLQLLMQIFLGSENVEQGNIRNITHPIIVTLILVGVGFIWRFHQRLGEIWTCYGFYLFWFCLWLQTRATPSNNIFLGEPLVKMTIIFGGLALLWYYRSQLPFSAIAYGFTTYGIILNTGLVLSVERYTYAIAPLSFALGLLLSRHPRWGYPAMVFFAILMVLFSLLFAQDMWLA
- a CDS encoding polysaccharide deacetylase family protein, coding for MNVKEIFRLPKFVFFGLAALAVTLTAGMAIPIQQNISNILFQQTVVASDLAIPATATKRITDLKKEMMDSWQQEAKQKGVYQEIPKRYQGVTLNAVKPNQKDKIVALTFDDGPWPKYTEQILDILKKNNVKGTFFVIGNNMKNFPEIGKRIVTDGHTIANHTWHHWYHRLSPKAAAYEIDATEAIIYKTTGVRTNLFRPPGGVLGNGPAAYARSKKYSVIMWSADSHDYKRPPAARLVGNVMRDSKPGGIVLMHDGGGVRDSTVKALPAMIEKFRNSGYRFVTMPEMLEMEDKQLQIVAKK